A window of the Kosakonia radicincitans DSM 16656 genome harbors these coding sequences:
- a CDS encoding lysozyme, with protein MANQPANTGAAGLTLIKSFEGLSLEKYRDAVGKWTIGYGHLILPHENFPQALSKVEAEDLLRADLGMTERGVHRLVTVDLNQNQFDALVAFAFNVGLGNLQNSTLLRLLNQGQYQEAADQLPRWNKAGGKILAGLTRRRDAERALFMAPVN; from the coding sequence ATGGCTAATCAACCAGCAAACACCGGCGCGGCCGGGTTGACATTAATTAAGTCTTTTGAAGGGCTAAGCCTGGAGAAGTACCGCGATGCGGTCGGTAAATGGACCATCGGCTACGGCCATTTGATTCTGCCCCATGAGAATTTCCCGCAAGCGTTAAGCAAGGTGGAAGCGGAAGATTTGTTGCGGGCGGATCTGGGGATGACCGAGCGCGGGGTTCATCGCCTCGTGACGGTCGATCTCAACCAGAACCAGTTCGATGCGCTGGTGGCGTTCGCCTTTAACGTCGGGCTGGGCAATTTGCAGAACTCGACGCTGCTGCGCCTGCTCAACCAGGGGCAATACCAGGAGGCGGCGGATCAGCTTCCGCGCTGGAATAAAGCTGGCGGCAAAATTCTCGCTGGCTTGACCCGTCGCCGTGACGCGGAACGTGCGCTGTTTATGGCCCCCGTAAACTGA
- a CDS encoding DUF2589 domain-containing protein, whose protein sequence is MSMKDWLRGNRNTQEKASEQPTAPPDERAGMSPDDPPTEETGGLPPADPPSSDLPPDPPPPESPPPGGPVGASLSLADITRGMQHAASAANQLIAHQYMQALDPFFEHSDDGRLVPKVVEMALDDQHHFALPLVALSTPRGLMLEKMKVFLTVRTDAVEQQSAVSGTPDDTVGRFLVSMSPPSREGSGRDSGHVDIEMQFTVLEPPESVMRLIEEYTRQVLPQSNVRSDDNG, encoded by the coding sequence ATGTCAATGAAAGACTGGCTTCGCGGCAACCGGAATACGCAAGAGAAGGCGAGCGAGCAGCCTACGGCTCCGCCGGACGAGCGCGCCGGAATGTCGCCCGACGATCCGCCGACAGAAGAGACCGGCGGGTTGCCGCCTGCGGATCCGCCCTCTTCGGATCTACCGCCCGATCCGCCGCCGCCGGAAAGCCCGCCACCCGGCGGTCCGGTTGGGGCATCTCTCTCGCTGGCGGATATCACGCGCGGGATGCAGCACGCCGCTTCGGCGGCAAACCAGCTTATCGCGCATCAATACATGCAGGCGCTGGACCCCTTTTTTGAGCACAGCGATGACGGCAGGCTGGTGCCAAAAGTCGTCGAAATGGCGCTGGATGATCAACATCACTTTGCCTTGCCGCTGGTGGCGCTCTCCACGCCGCGCGGGCTGATGCTGGAAAAAATGAAGGTCTTTTTGACAGTACGAACCGATGCCGTTGAGCAGCAGAGCGCGGTTTCCGGTACGCCCGATGACACGGTTGGCCGTTTCCTTGTCAGCATGTCGCCGCCGAGCCGCGAAGGCAGCGGTCGTGACAGCGGACATGTGGACATTGAGATGCAGTTCACCGTGCTGGAACCACCGGAAAGCGTGATGCGGCTGATTGAAGAGTACACCCGACAAGTTCTTCCCCAATCTAACGTGAGGAGTGATGACAATGGCTAA
- a CDS encoding DUF2589 domain-containing protein translates to MDSQFIGSVINALPLEHMIGGPLQAMIKAQVQASKAYADFLLSVCIKDGKAESVQFDYDETVVDDKGVIQGVVKKTMRIPLLAAISHPNISIEEGTIDFELEVSQSEASSSQTEAEASLEASVGWGPFSVKISGRVSHKDQQTRSTDTRAKYSIHTQVKRQPPPEALMRVIDFLTDAATRPAVLPSEAQKLESKQLDAYPETPAGAEKAPADATR, encoded by the coding sequence ATGGATTCACAATTCATTGGATCGGTCATTAATGCACTACCGCTGGAACATATGATCGGCGGCCCGTTGCAGGCAATGATCAAAGCACAGGTACAGGCGAGTAAGGCCTATGCCGACTTCCTGCTCTCTGTCTGTATTAAGGATGGTAAAGCGGAGTCGGTGCAGTTCGATTACGACGAAACCGTGGTTGACGACAAAGGCGTGATTCAGGGCGTGGTGAAAAAAACCATGCGCATCCCGCTGCTGGCGGCCATCTCTCACCCGAACATCAGCATCGAAGAAGGGACCATCGATTTCGAACTGGAAGTCTCGCAGAGCGAAGCCAGCAGCAGCCAGACAGAAGCGGAAGCCTCGCTGGAAGCGTCCGTCGGCTGGGGACCGTTCAGCGTCAAAATCAGCGGACGTGTTTCGCACAAAGATCAGCAAACCCGCTCCACCGATACCCGCGCGAAATACAGCATCCACACCCAGGTCAAACGTCAGCCGCCGCCGGAAGCGCTGATGCGCGTGATTGATTTCCTGACGGATGCCGCAACACGCCCGGCTGTTCTGCCGTCTGAGGCGCAAAAGCTGGAATCGAAACAGCTTGATGCCTACCCCGAAACGCCTGCTGGCGCTGAAAAAGCTCCGGCTGACGCAACGCGTTAA
- the ahr gene encoding NADPH-dependent aldehyde reductase Ahr, translating into MSIIKSYAAPQAGAALELQEYDAGPLAAEDVEVQVDYCGICHSDLSMIDNEWGFSQYPLVAGHEVIGRVVELGSAAQNKGLKVGQRVGIGWTARSCGHCDACIDGNHINCLEGAVPTILNRGGFADKLRADWQWVIPLPDSIDIETAGPLLCGGITVFKPLLMHNITATSRVGVIGIGGLGHIAIKLLHAMGCEVTAFSSNPAKEAEVRIMGADYVVNSRDPEALKALAGQYDLIINTVNVDLNWQPYFEALTHGGHFHTVGAVLKPLEVPAFTLIAGDRSVSGSATGTPFELRKLMKFAGRAKVAPTTEMFPMSRINEALQHVRDGKARYRVVLKADFQNGVEA; encoded by the coding sequence ATGAGCATCATCAAAAGTTACGCTGCACCGCAGGCCGGCGCCGCGCTTGAATTGCAGGAATACGATGCCGGCCCGCTGGCGGCAGAAGATGTGGAAGTGCAGGTGGATTATTGCGGTATCTGCCATTCAGACTTGTCGATGATCGACAACGAATGGGGCTTCTCCCAGTACCCGCTGGTTGCCGGGCATGAAGTGATTGGCCGCGTGGTGGAACTGGGTAGCGCTGCACAAAACAAAGGGTTAAAAGTGGGCCAGCGAGTGGGAATCGGCTGGACGGCGCGCAGCTGCGGGCACTGCGATGCCTGTATCGACGGCAACCATATCAACTGCCTGGAAGGCGCGGTGCCGACCATTCTGAATCGCGGTGGTTTTGCCGATAAGCTCCGCGCCGACTGGCAGTGGGTGATCCCGCTGCCGGATAGCATCGATATCGAAACCGCCGGGCCGCTGCTGTGCGGGGGCATTACCGTGTTTAAACCGCTGCTGATGCACAACATCACCGCCACCAGCCGCGTTGGCGTGATTGGGATTGGCGGCCTCGGGCATATCGCCATCAAGCTGCTGCATGCAATGGGTTGTGAAGTGACGGCGTTCAGTTCAAATCCGGCGAAAGAAGCGGAAGTGCGGATTATGGGTGCCGACTATGTCGTGAACAGCCGCGATCCGGAAGCATTAAAAGCGCTGGCCGGTCAGTACGATCTGATCATCAACACCGTTAACGTCGATCTTAACTGGCAGCCTTATTTTGAAGCGCTGACCCACGGCGGCCATTTCCACACGGTGGGTGCCGTGCTGAAGCCGCTGGAAGTCCCGGCATTTACCCTGATCGCCGGTGACCGCAGCGTTTCGGGTTCGGCAACCGGCACGCCATTTGAGCTGCGCAAGCTGATGAAGTTTGCCGGACGCGCTAAAGTCGCGCCAACCACCGAGATGTTCCCGATGTCGCGAATCAATGAAGCCTTGCAGCACGTGCGCGACGGGAAAGCCCGCTACCGCGTGGTGTTGAAAGCAGATTTCCAGAACGGAGTGGAAGCGTAG
- a CDS encoding dihydroxyacetone kinase subunit DhaK codes for MSRFFFNDRKQLVNDAIEGLVISAPHGNLVRLDIDPAIRIVARADWDKSRVAVISGGGSGHEPAHAGFVGKGMLTAAVCGDVFASPSVDAVLNAIVAVTGDRGCLLIVKNYTGDRLNFGLAAEKAKRYGLKVEMVIVADDIALPDNKQPRGIAGTALVHKIAGHAADQGKSLSEVRDIAQKACDNVYSLGLAMETCNLPGSEEEGRIQRGKVELGLGIHGEPGASIVDTQNSKSLIDTLVKPLKAAVGDDRVAVLINNLGGVSALEMALLTKELAHSALKDQIAYLIGPAPLVSSLDMKGFSLSLLRLNDAFEQAICANVQTVGWQKPVAFAPMKTQQHSAVYDGLEIEPSDNPQVKALVGTAVQTLIGLENRLNALDAKVGDGDTGSTFAEGAREIARLLEEEALPLNNTAQLLQLIGERLATVMGGSSGVLMSIFFTAAGQAIHNGTALPEALLLGLKQMKHYGGADLGDRTLIDALQPALEALRDNGLNAAVSAAKSGAASTATMQKAGAGRSSYVNRENLDGVSDPGAVAIAEVFAAIAK; via the coding sequence ATGTCCAGGTTCTTTTTCAATGACCGCAAACAACTGGTCAATGACGCCATTGAAGGCTTAGTGATATCCGCCCCGCACGGCAACCTTGTCCGACTCGATATTGATCCCGCCATTCGCATTGTGGCCCGTGCTGACTGGGATAAAAGCCGCGTAGCGGTGATTTCCGGTGGGGGTTCCGGCCATGAACCGGCACATGCTGGCTTTGTCGGCAAAGGCATGCTGACCGCCGCCGTCTGCGGTGATGTGTTTGCTTCGCCCAGCGTCGATGCGGTGCTGAACGCCATCGTGGCGGTGACCGGCGATCGCGGTTGCCTGTTGATTGTTAAAAACTACACCGGCGACCGGCTTAACTTCGGCCTTGCGGCGGAAAAAGCCAAGCGCTACGGCCTGAAAGTCGAGATGGTGATCGTCGCCGACGACATCGCGCTGCCGGATAACAAACAGCCGCGCGGCATCGCCGGAACGGCGCTGGTGCATAAGATTGCCGGCCATGCCGCCGATCAGGGGAAATCGCTGAGTGAAGTGCGCGACATCGCGCAAAAGGCCTGCGATAACGTCTACAGCCTTGGGCTGGCGATGGAGACCTGCAACCTGCCGGGCAGCGAAGAGGAAGGGCGTATTCAGCGCGGCAAGGTCGAGCTGGGGCTGGGGATTCACGGCGAGCCGGGCGCTTCAATTGTCGACACACAGAACAGCAAGTCGCTTATCGACACGCTGGTGAAACCGCTGAAAGCAGCGGTGGGCGACGATCGTGTCGCCGTGCTGATCAACAACCTTGGCGGCGTGTCGGCGCTTGAAATGGCGCTGCTGACCAAAGAGCTGGCGCATTCGGCGTTGAAAGATCAAATTGCGTATTTGATTGGCCCTGCGCCGCTGGTCAGTTCGCTGGATATGAAAGGTTTTTCCCTGTCGTTGCTGCGCCTGAATGACGCGTTCGAGCAGGCGATTTGCGCGAATGTGCAAACCGTTGGCTGGCAAAAACCGGTGGCGTTCGCGCCGATGAAAACCCAGCAGCACAGTGCGGTGTATGACGGGCTGGAGATTGAACCTTCAGACAATCCACAGGTAAAAGCGCTGGTCGGTACGGCGGTGCAGACGTTGATTGGCCTGGAAAATCGCCTGAACGCGCTGGATGCGAAAGTGGGCGATGGCGATACCGGTTCGACCTTCGCCGAAGGCGCGCGTGAGATTGCCCGGCTGCTGGAAGAAGAGGCGCTGCCGCTGAATAACACCGCGCAGTTGCTGCAACTGATCGGCGAACGGCTGGCGACGGTAATGGGCGGCTCCAGCGGCGTGCTGATGTCGATCTTCTTCACTGCGGCAGGCCAGGCGATACATAACGGTACAGCGTTGCCAGAGGCGTTACTGCTGGGGCTAAAACAGATGAAGCACTACGGCGGGGCGGATCTGGGCGATCGTACGCTGATCGATGCGCTGCAACCGGCGCTGGAAGCGTTGCGCGATAACGGGCTAAATGCCGCAGTCTCTGCGGCGAAAAGCGGGGCAGCCAGTACGGCAACGATGCAAAAAGCAGGGGCCGGGCGCTCGTCGTACGTTAACCGTGAAAACCTTGATGGCGTGAGCGATCCCGGCGCGGTGGCGATTGCCGAAGTGTTTGCTGCTATCGCGAAATAA
- the lptG gene encoding LPS export ABC transporter permease LptG: MQAFGVLDRYIGKTIFSTIMMTLFMLVSLSGIIKFVDQLKKAGQGSYDALGAGMYTILSVPKDIQIFFPMAALLGALLGLGMLAQRSELVVMQASGYTRMQVALSVMKTAIPLVLLTMAIGEWVAPQGEQMARNQRAQSMYGGSLLSTQAGLWAKDGNNFIYIERVKGDDELGGVSIYAFNDQRRLQSVRYAASAKFDAENKIWRLSQVDESNLTDPKQVTGSQTVSGTWKTNLTPDKLGVVALDPDALSISGLHNYVKYLKSSGQDSGRYQLNMWSKIFQPLSVAVMMLMALSFIFGPLRSVAMGVRVVTGISFGFVFYVLDQIFGPLTLVYGIPPVVGALLPSGLFFLISLWLMMRKS, from the coding sequence ATGCAGGCTTTTGGCGTACTTGACCGCTATATCGGGAAAACCATCTTTTCCACCATCATGATGACGCTGTTCATGCTGGTGTCGCTCTCCGGCATTATCAAATTTGTCGATCAGTTGAAAAAAGCCGGGCAGGGGAGTTACGACGCGCTGGGCGCCGGGATGTACACCATTCTCAGCGTGCCGAAAGATATCCAGATCTTCTTCCCGATGGCCGCGCTGCTTGGCGCGCTGCTCGGTCTGGGCATGCTGGCGCAGCGCAGCGAGCTGGTGGTAATGCAAGCTTCCGGCTACACCCGCATGCAGGTGGCGCTGTCGGTGATGAAAACCGCTATTCCGCTGGTCCTGCTGACCATGGCGATTGGCGAATGGGTTGCGCCGCAGGGCGAGCAGATGGCGCGTAACCAGCGTGCGCAGTCGATGTATGGCGGCTCGCTGCTCTCCACGCAGGCCGGGCTGTGGGCGAAAGACGGCAACAACTTTATCTACATCGAACGTGTGAAAGGTGATGATGAGCTTGGCGGCGTCAGTATTTATGCCTTCAACGATCAGCGTCGTTTGCAATCGGTGCGCTACGCCGCGTCAGCTAAATTCGATGCGGAGAACAAAATCTGGCGGCTGTCGCAGGTGGATGAATCAAACCTGACCGATCCGAAACAAGTGACCGGCTCGCAGACCGTCAGCGGGACCTGGAAAACCAACCTCACGCCGGACAAACTCGGCGTAGTGGCGCTGGATCCGGATGCGCTCTCCATCAGCGGTCTGCACAACTATGTGAAGTACCTGAAGTCGAGCGGCCAGGATTCCGGCCGTTATCAGCTCAATATGTGGAGCAAAATCTTCCAGCCGCTGTCGGTGGCGGTCATGATGCTGATGGCACTGTCGTTTATCTTTGGCCCGCTGCGTAGCGTGGCGATGGGTGTGCGCGTGGTGACCGGCATCAGCTTCGGCTTTGTTTTCTACGTGCTGGATCAGATTTTCGGCCCGCTGACGCTGGTGTATGGCATTCCACCAGTGGTCGGCGCGCTGCTGCCGAGCGGCTTGTTCTTCCTGATTAGCTTGTGGCTGATGATGCGCAAAAGCTAA
- the lptF gene encoding LPS export ABC transporter permease LptF: MIIIRYLVRETLKSQLAILFILLLIFFCQKLVRILGAAADGEIPTNLVLSLLGLGVPEMAQLILPLSLFLGLLMTLGKLYTESEITVMHACGLSRAVLIKAAMVLALFTGIIAAVNVMWAGPWSSRHQDQVLADAKANPGMAALAQGQFQQATDGNSVLFIEGVEGNRFHNVFLAQIRPKGNARPSVVVADSGQLSQHKDGSQVVTLNTGTRFEGTAMLRDFRITDFQNYQAIIGHQTVALDPSDTEQMDMRTLFNTDNPRASAELHWRLTLIFTVVMMALMVVPLSVVNPRQGRVLSMLPAMLLYLVFFLLQTTLRSNGAKGKLDPMIWMWTVNLVYLALAVVLNLWDTVPMRRVRARFTRRGAV, translated from the coding sequence GTGATAATCATAAGATATCTGGTGCGGGAGACGCTAAAAAGCCAGCTTGCGATCCTATTCATCCTGCTTCTGATTTTCTTTTGTCAGAAACTGGTGAGGATTTTAGGCGCAGCCGCTGATGGCGAAATCCCAACAAACCTCGTGCTCTCGCTGCTGGGGCTGGGCGTGCCGGAGATGGCGCAGCTTATCCTGCCGTTGAGTCTGTTCCTTGGCCTGCTAATGACGCTGGGCAAACTCTATACCGAAAGTGAAATCACGGTGATGCACGCCTGCGGTCTCAGCCGTGCGGTGCTGATCAAAGCCGCCATGGTGCTGGCGCTGTTTACCGGCATTATCGCTGCGGTTAACGTAATGTGGGCTGGTCCATGGTCATCCCGTCATCAGGATCAGGTACTGGCGGATGCCAAAGCGAACCCTGGTATGGCGGCGCTGGCGCAGGGGCAGTTCCAGCAGGCGACAGACGGCAACTCGGTGCTGTTTATTGAAGGTGTCGAAGGCAACCGCTTTCACAACGTATTTCTTGCGCAGATCCGCCCCAAAGGCAACGCACGCCCGTCAGTGGTGGTGGCGGATTCCGGCCAGCTTTCCCAGCATAAAGATGGTTCCCAGGTGGTGACGCTCAACACCGGCACACGCTTTGAGGGTACCGCCATGTTGCGCGACTTCCGCATCACTGATTTCCAGAACTACCAGGCAATTATTGGTCACCAGACCGTTGCGCTCGATCCAAGCGATACCGAACAGATGGACATGCGTACGTTGTTCAATACGGACAACCCGCGCGCCAGCGCGGAGCTGCACTGGCGCTTAACGCTGATCTTTACCGTGGTGATGATGGCGCTGATGGTCGTGCCGCTGAGCGTGGTTAACCCGCGTCAGGGACGCGTGTTATCGATGCTGCCCGCGATGCTGCTGTATCTCGTGTTCTTCCTGTTGCAGACCACGCTTCGCTCAAACGGCGCGAAGGGTAAGCTGGATCCGATGATCTGGATGTGGACGGTTAACCTGGTCTACCTGGCGCTGGCTGTGGTGCTGAACCTGTGGGATACGGTGCCGATGCGCCGGGTTCGCGCCCGTTTTACGCGTAGAGGAGCGGTATAA
- the pepA gene encoding leucyl aminopeptidase has translation MEFSVKSGSPEKQRSACIVVGVFEPRRLSPIAEQLDKISDGYISALLRRGELEGKPGQTLLLHHVPNVLSERILLIGCGKERELDERQYKQVIQKTINTLNDTGSMEAVCFLTELHVKGRNTYWKVRQAVETAKETLYSFDQLKTNKIEPRRPLRKMVFNVPTRRELTSGERAIQHGLAISAGIKAAKDLGNMPPNICNAAYLASQARQLADTYSKNVLTRVIGEQQMRELGMHSYLAVGQGSQNESLMSVIEYKGNPSEDARPIVLVGKGLTFDSGGISIKPAEGMDEMKYDMCGAAAVYGVMRMVAELQLPLNVIGVLAGCENMPGGRAYRPGDVLTTMSGQTVEVLNTDAEGRLVLCDVLTYVERFEPEAVIDVATLTGACVIALGHHITGLLSNHNPLAHELIGASEQAGDRAWRLPLGDEYQDQLESNFADMANIGGRPGGAITAGCFLSRFARKYNWAHLDIAGTAWRSGKAKGATGRPVAMLSQFLLNRAGFNGEE, from the coding sequence ATGGAGTTCAGTGTAAAAAGCGGTAGCCCGGAGAAACAGCGTAGTGCCTGCATCGTTGTGGGTGTCTTTGAACCGCGCCGACTCTCCCCGATCGCCGAGCAACTCGATAAGATCAGCGATGGCTACATCAGCGCGCTGCTCCGTCGCGGAGAACTGGAAGGTAAGCCAGGACAAACCCTGCTGCTTCACCACGTACCGAATGTCCTCTCCGAGCGTATTTTGCTGATTGGCTGCGGTAAAGAGCGTGAACTGGATGAGCGCCAGTACAAGCAGGTCATTCAGAAAACCATAAACACCCTGAATGATACGGGCTCGATGGAAGCCGTCTGCTTCCTGACCGAACTGCATGTCAAAGGGCGCAACACCTACTGGAAAGTGCGCCAGGCCGTTGAGACAGCGAAAGAGACCCTGTACAGCTTCGATCAACTGAAAACCAACAAAATCGAACCGCGTCGTCCGCTGCGTAAAATGGTCTTCAACGTGCCGACTCGTCGCGAGTTAACCAGCGGCGAACGCGCTATCCAGCACGGTCTGGCTATCTCTGCGGGGATTAAAGCAGCCAAAGATCTCGGCAATATGCCGCCGAATATCTGTAATGCCGCGTACCTCGCTTCGCAGGCGCGCCAGTTGGCGGACACCTACAGCAAAAACGTCCTGACCCGCGTGATTGGCGAACAGCAGATGCGCGAACTGGGCATGCACTCGTACCTGGCTGTCGGCCAGGGCTCGCAGAACGAGTCGCTGATGTCGGTGATTGAGTACAAAGGCAACCCGTCGGAAGACGCTCGCCCGATTGTGCTGGTCGGTAAAGGCCTGACCTTCGACTCCGGCGGTATCTCCATCAAACCTGCCGAAGGCATGGACGAGATGAAGTACGACATGTGCGGCGCGGCGGCGGTGTACGGCGTGATGCGCATGGTGGCCGAACTGCAACTGCCGCTGAACGTGATTGGCGTGCTGGCAGGCTGTGAAAACATGCCAGGCGGGCGCGCGTATCGTCCGGGCGACGTGCTGACCACCATGTCCGGCCAGACGGTCGAAGTGCTGAATACCGACGCCGAAGGCCGTCTGGTGCTGTGCGATGTGCTGACCTACGTTGAGCGCTTCGAGCCGGAAGCGGTGATCGATGTCGCGACGCTGACCGGCGCATGCGTGATTGCCCTTGGCCATCACATCACCGGTCTGCTGTCGAACCACAACCCGCTGGCGCACGAACTGATTGGCGCGTCCGAGCAGGCTGGCGACCGCGCATGGCGTTTACCGCTGGGCGATGAGTACCAGGATCAGCTGGAATCCAATTTTGCGGATATGGCGAACATCGGCGGCCGTCCTGGCGGTGCTATCACCGCGGGTTGCTTCCTGTCGCGCTTTGCCCGTAAATACAACTGGGCCCACCTGGATATCGCCGGTACCGCATGGCGCTCCGGCAAAGCCAAAGGCGCAACCGGTCGTCCGGTGGCGATGCTGTCGCAGTTCCTGCTGAACCGCGCCGGGTTTAACGGCGAAGAGTAA
- the holC gene encoding DNA polymerase III subunit chi — MKNATFYLLDNDNAVDGLSAVEQLVCEIAAERWRNGKRVLIACADEQQAIRLDEALWARPAESFVPHNLAGEGPRGGAPVELAWPQKRNSSPRDILISLSAEFADFATAFTEVVDFVPYEDSLKQLARERYKAYRVAGFNLNTATWK, encoded by the coding sequence ATGAAAAATGCGACCTTTTACCTTCTGGACAACGATAACGCCGTTGACGGCTTAAGCGCCGTCGAGCAACTGGTGTGTGAAATTGCCGCAGAACGTTGGCGTAACGGCAAGCGCGTGCTGATTGCCTGTGCCGATGAGCAGCAGGCGATTCGGCTGGATGAAGCATTATGGGCGCGCCCGGCAGAGAGTTTTGTGCCGCACAATCTGGCAGGCGAAGGTCCGCGCGGCGGCGCGCCGGTCGAACTGGCCTGGCCGCAAAAGCGCAACAGCAGCCCGCGCGATATTCTCATCAGCCTGAGCGCGGAATTTGCAGATTTTGCCACCGCTTTCACAGAAGTGGTAGACTTCGTCCCTTACGAAGACTCTCTGAAACAACTGGCGCGCGAACGCTATAAAGCCTACCGCGTGGCCGGTTTCAACCTGAACACGGCAACCTGGAAATAA